In Mytilus edulis chromosome 8, xbMytEdul2.2, whole genome shotgun sequence, the genomic window tagttttctcgtttgaatcgttttacattatcatttttgTGCCTTTTATACCCGACTATGAGGTAATGACTTTAATcaatgttaaaggccgtacgatgaGTTAaaggtgttaatttctgtgtagtttggtctcttgtggagaagtCTCATTTGCAATGATACCTTATcgtctttattatattttcagctggataaattcaaaagaaaacagaaaacGACTGTTTTTGTTGggttaatatcatgaatattttgCACTTTACTTGAATACGAGCACTTGTTTATTTTACAAGACTCTTATATATCTGTGTTTACTGAAGAATATGATTTCCTATATCATTGCCGTTTTTGTAAAGATGTGTTGATCATACATTAACAGAAGATTGgccaaaggaaaaaaatataagattaaaGTGAAATCTACTTGTAATATTTATCGCGTTTTCATTATACAAGTAATCATGATGTTGTCTTTGCCATTATAATTTGCTTGCAAGTTTTTATTTCTACCTGTGAACGACATATTTGTCGTCCTCGCATACAACATCTGTTTCTTTTTCCTTGCAGTGTTCACAAGTCAGAGCTTCCGGGCATTGGCAGCCATGAGAATTAACAGGACTATTGCCATGAGATTCGTCGTCGCTCTTTATTCTCCCACATAAAATACATAGACCATACATCATGTCCCTCCTGTAAATGTTAGGTTAAATAAGTTTCCTTCGATTCTATCTTTGTTTTCAAAAAACCTTGAATCGCCCCATTGTTGTTTCTGTTTTAAAAACACTTTCGGGGTCCTCTAGGTTTGTCGAATGATTACACACCTTCAAAAATGTATAGCTCGAAATTTCCTTGGCGGTTGTAATTATTaacagaaaagaaagaaaaacagtaTTTTCAGATAAATTGAAAAGGACACATGGTATAAATGTAAATCATGTTACATATTACCGACCGTGCAtcggctgtatagccagtcaaagtcgttaaaacttccatttgttgttgtttaaatCATACAAATCCGGTGTGTATACTACTTCAAGTGCATTAAACTATATAATACGTCATGTTAAATAAAATGAGACTTCAAGGTGTGATTTGATTCGATATTTCGTAGATAATTTTCCTTTCTATGTAGACAAATAATAGCTATAATAGCCttaaaagttttaataaatgTCATCGGTAATTAGAAatgaaaaaatcataatttccaAGGCTTGTTTCTAACTTACTTACTTACCGAAATGGTGCGATGTGGGCAGCATATATATCGTAAACAATGATCGAGGAGACTGCCATAACTTCCGCTGCCCCTGTCGACATGAGCGCCATACCAACCATTATAAGGATCAGATAACTCCCCATGTCACCGAGGACCTTCTTAGCAATATAAGGTGTCACCAAACCTAAAATAAGAATACACTATTTTGACCTTTATAGTTTCTTGTGATAAGTGTTTAACAAGCGTATTTCGTTAAGTggtgagggattttctcgctgtttttgaagaccaattggtggccttcggtcgTAAATGTCCCTTTGACAAAGTTTCCGATTCCGTAAATGTATGGATGAGTGACAAAAAAACGCCAAAAAATAAGACCCGATTCATTTATGCATACTCTGTTTAAATTAAGTCAAAAacatttatatctatttacatcTATAGTGATGATATCAATTAtcgttattttacaaaattttcttttgGTCTTACtgattgacaatttttttttctcatcataGTTAagtaatatgaaaaaatatcgctagaaactaagggcgcACGTGTCGCTGTCAATGACATTAACCACGTCGTCAAAGGTTTATGTAACGATAAACAGATTAGCATTAGTCATTTCAACTCGTATCGGCTTAAGTGAGAAAaacaatctcgttgagatgatcaacgctAATCTATAATGGTGATACATAGAATTCGACATTTGTTCAATAAAacgaatctaaaaaaaatatgttcataatATCGATCAATAACCCGGAAGTTAAAGATGTTGTTGAACTTACCTTGTTCGACCTGTTCCTCACTAAGCGGAAAACACCCTTGCTCATCGACAGTTGACAAAAACGTCATACCAGTTGTTACGGCAATCGACGATGGAATGGCGAACCACATCAAAGCGGCTAGAAAGAAACCGGTCACTCCTTGCATGGGTTTGGCTGCTATTCTACTCTGCCATGACGCCTGGTCACAATAGGTGATGGATGATGTCAAAACAAGACCAACAAGTGCATAAATCATACCTGTCTCAGATACAAACGTGAAGTAACTATTCTCGAGATTTCCGTCTATTCCGGCAACTATTTTCGTGTTTGTTAAATTCCCGTCTACGATCTTGTTCATTAGTGTTGCGTTGGTGAGTTTATTATAAACGCTGTCAAATGAATATCCATTGTCGGAGTTATAGAAAATATTAACAATGATGATTGTGAGGCAAACATATATAGAAACCGTATTGAAATATGAGACATAGAACGTCGTACCCAATCCACCAATGAAAGAATAACATCCAAAAAGAGTGGCGATGACTAAAGTACAAAATTCATCTGAAGCATCTTTCGTCACTGACTTTATCGTAGCAGTACCAGCAACGACCAAAGAGGCAATTATGACCATGTTTACAAGAAGCGCTTGTATGGAGTATATTATATGTGCCAGTTTACCATGCCGTGCTTGAatgatctataaaataaaaaggtATACGTACACTTGAAAACAAACTACtagttttcaataaaaacaaaatagatacCTGCATTGTTGTTTCCGTTTTAAGCTGACTCTGATTAGAATTGACTATCatatatctatctatatttaCATCTAAAAAACTGTTCTGAATACTATCATATATCTATATTTACATCTACAAAACTACTCTGAATACAGACCATTCTGTCCAGTAACTCCAGTTGGAAATGTTTTAAGGACTTTTACTAtataaaggccccgatatgatacattttgtacatatgacacaattcaattgagaaaaaaccggcttaatttataacaaaacaatttacgaataaaacaaatatgacagacttgtaacttggatggagacgTATCTCATTGGAActtatcttcttatatctatgaaccTACGAGAACAACCATGATTATTTTGTACGGACTTTCATTTTCTAATTGATTTATCTTTTCTGTATACACCAACCTGGGGATAGGTTTTTGCTCCAGGTGCTTTTGTCTTTAGATGCGCAGACATAACAGGAAATACAGCAATGTTCATGGCTGCTCCGACTGTATACCAAAATGGTCCTGCTATACCAGtctacaaatatataaataatattatacaaaactTTGTTCGAAGTAATATACTATTGTTTATAAATTGTCTTCTAAGTTGTGTGGTCAGTATCAATCGTTTACGGCACCATGTATCATAATAACTTGgaagatgtaacaaaaacagaCGTCGGCCTAAAGTTATTATAAATCTTCACAAAACTGTACGTTATAAtgtttgttaaaacattttaagcTTTCTATTTTAGTCAAATCGCAATATTTAACTTCAAATTGATGTTCAATTTTGTTTCGCGTTTATAATATGCGTCGGCATTTTCTGACATTACGAGAGGAAATCACCAGAGGCTTAATTTTAAGATTTCAATTCAAAGATGTTATTGTTTAAATATTCAAAGGGGTTTGATAAACACTCAGCCTAACTAAATTCCtgtatatctatttatatgaaaatatgttGCTGTACCACTTTTATATCAATTAGTAGTAAAAAAGATCTATATTTTGTAAGAAACTGTTCCAaattaggggagggttggaatcccgctaacatgtttaaccccgccgcattctgTATacatgtgcctgttccaagtcaggagtctgtaattcagtggttgctgtgttacttatttgtttttctttcatttttttcaacatcaattaggccgttagttttctcgtttgaattgttttacatttgtgatttcgagGTCTTtgcgactatgcggtatgggcgttggtcattgttgaaggtcgtacggtgacctataggtgtaaatgtctgtgtcatttagtctctttagaagacttgtctcattgacactcataccacatcttcttttttatattgacatgaGTAATACCTTATAAGTTACAGTTGCACTCTGCATCAAATCCCCTGGCCAGAGTAGCTGTGATGCCACTGTAACAGCCGTCAGACTGGTACTGACTTTTCCACCTGCGTCGAAAGTCCTATCCACATTCTTTTCTTCATGATAAACATTACGTCTGATGTAGTTGTAAGATACCGCGAGAACCAACGAGATTCCACCAAATCCAAGCAGCATAAGACACGCGGTTTCATACTTTTCCAGAACGGGTGGTATATCTTCGTAGGTACAATTTCTGTTAAGAAAAATACACAAgttctttaaaattattcaaaacataAGTATTTTAACAAgaagtttttttaacaattattcaaAATGGCAGTGTGATTAAAACAGATATCAAAAAGATAACCTTCAAAAGAGGTCATGGTTTGTCGGTTTTTATTTGTGCTAAAAATTTGAACAaagttttatatctttatttccttttttcataAATATCCGTTCATATCAAATATACGTACATTTTGTTTGCATGGCCGGCGTCCAAAATGGTTTTGTTAAGGTCCATTTTGTCTTTATTGATCTATATTTTGGCTTGAACTTAACCTGTAAATAAATTGGAatatgatatttaaacaaaaactgtGGGCACATATGAGCCAATGGCCTGCAAAATATAtgaatgaatttagattttaattAGACTTGGTTTTAGATGCATGTTTTTCCAATCATGTCAAGAAAAATGAAACTCCGAAACTTACAGTAAGATGTGAATTGCAAGCACTTATGTAATAGcattaacaaatatgtaaacacaCTTGtcggtaaaaaaaataaaaaaaatacatgaacgTCACATGAGTAAGTCAATCAACcatgatttttcaaatatttctcaTGCAGACATCCGTATGTTTCAAGTCAGAAAACCAGCAATCAGTgcaataagatttaaaaaaaaaaaataggaatatATTCGAGCTTTGCAAACAAACACTGATTATTAACTCGTACACTACGCAAATCTTTGACTTAATGTCCAGTCAGATtactatttaatgttttttttttaatctgaaacATTGAATTTGCTGTTCTATAACCAATGATTGATAGCTTATAAGCAGCGTTGCTGACCCAATTGCAGTAAAAGCGGTGTACTGCATGATTGCTCCTCTAacaagacatgtttttttttaataacattgaTTATTCAAGCTAGTGACTACGTCCAACAAAAACATTTAAGAAGCTGAATCGTGTCAGGTCAACTCgtcacaagacaccaaatgacacagcaacaaacgataaccactgaatacAAGACTGCTGACTTAGATTCGGTACATACAAACAGAatatggtggggttaaacattttagcgtGATCCCAACACTTCCCTAGTATTGGACAGTggtgtgtaacagtacaacataagaccgaactaaacaaatcaattaaaaaagcttaactcatcagatggataaacatagaaataaatctaacaaaaacaccgagtggacgtggccgagtacttgtacatccaaaaaCACAAATACACTAagtacagatatgagagtactcgcagttattgacagctaattcaaagacaataacaacttatacaaaaataaatcatgtGTATTTACTTATGTCGTAAGCgcagaaaatgtatttataaaggtTACTCGGGAACACgtgtatttgtttacttttaacacgtgtgtttaaatcaaaacatgtttatgtttaatttgattGGACCATCAGTAAGTTATAACCGGTTTAAGTTATATCAATCATGATAACTTCATGCTAGAATTTTAGCGCTAAAATTATAATAAGATATCTAGAATTGTCATTCGAGGTTCGCCTATCCGACAGAAAGGTTCGTTTTCCCACCCACCCACCCCTTTTATTAAGACTTCATAGGAATGTGAATCAGTatgttatgtagaaaatagttgataaaatacatgta contains:
- the LOC139486259 gene encoding uncharacterized protein, translated to MDLNKTILDAGHANKINCTYEDIPPVLEKYETACLMLLGFGGISLVLAVSYNYIRRNVYHEEKNVDRTFDAGGKVSTSLTAVTVASQLLWPGDLMQSATVTYKTGIAGPFWYTVGAAMNIAVFPVMSAHLKTKAPGAKTYPQIIQARHGKLAHIIYSIQALLVNMVIIASLVVAGTATIKSVTKDASDEFCTLVIATLFGCYSFIGGLGTTFYVSYFNTVSIYVCLTIIIVNIFYNSDNGYSFDSVYNKLTNATLMNKIVDGNLTNTKIVAGIDGNLENSYFTFVSETGMIYALVGLVLTSSITYCDQASWQSRIAAKPMQGVTGFFLAALMWFAIPSSIAVTTGMTFLSTVDEQGCFPLSEEQVEQGLVTPYIAKKVLGDMGSYLILIMVGMALMSTGAAEVMAVSSIIVYDIYAAHIAPFRRDMMYGLCILCGRIKSDDESHGNSPVNSHGCQCPEALTCEHCKEKETDVVCEDDKYVVHRKYLCPFHGRFRVYQDRLFNYKNWCILWISLAIVPLGLVVIETGIDLNWAMLTGSVFTIPGLPGLVLTIFWAKSTWLSVILGSLTGLVGGFTTLIAMASREEGGLDSFVRNTAMPHPVLAGGCASLFGSLIVNVLVSLCTHNIKTEEDRLLEWKKLRAIDNPLHPWTEFYREDLPEMAADQKPTKKQLSSIFKPAKYVSYIFGGIFLGIFVFIIPAVMTSLKIFSFDDFHVWTMSLHVWCFIMAAIIAVLTPVEEILQIVAALNGVQYGTDV